A section of the Lutra lutra chromosome 3, mLutLut1.2, whole genome shotgun sequence genome encodes:
- the ERFE gene encoding erythroferrone, which yields MAPDRRHAGTRLLLFCAGLLVAAAGLRAPEPGEPVDDGNRPEPGLGNELPAGPGESRTGPPARTLEPTAEGARSFDPRDAWMLFIRQSDKGVNGKRGSRGKARKLKLGLPGPPGPPGPQGPPGPVIPLEVLLKEFQLLLRGAVRQRERMEPEPCTHGPPEGTATIREDEEAAGDASVLALVAAPLASGPRAPRVEAAFHGRLRRDASVERRALHELGGYYLPDAQGAFRRGPGLNLTSGQYTAPVAGFYALAATLHAAIPEQPRRGPPRPRDRLRLLICIQSRCQHNASLEAVMGLESSSELFTISVNGVLYLQTGQYTSVFLDNASGSSLTVRSGSHFSAVLLGV from the exons ATGGCTCCCGACCGCCGCCACGCCGGGACGCGCCTGCTGCTCTTCTGTGCGGGCCTGCTGGTCGCCGCCGCCGGCCTCCGCGCCCCGGAGCCCGGCGAGCCCGTGGACGACGGCAACCGCCCGGAGCCGGGCCTCGGAAACGAGCTGCCCGCGGGCCCCGGGGAGAGCCGCACAGGACCGCCCGCCCGCACGCTG GAGCCCACCGCTGAGGGGGCACGTAGCTTCGAccccagggacgcctggatgcTCTTTATCAGGCAGAGTGACAAAGGCGTCAACGGCaagaggggaagcagaggcaAGGCCAGGAAGCTGAAG CTTGGCCTGCCGGGACCCCCAGGTCCCCCCGGTCCCCAGGGCCCCCCTGGCCCCGTCATCCCACTTGAGGTGCTGCTGAAGGAGTTCCAGCTGCTGCTGAGAG GTGCGGTGCGGCAGCGTGAGCGCATGGAGCCCGAGCCCTGCACGCATGGCCCCCCCGAGGGCACAGCCACCATCCGGGAGGACGAGGAGGCGGCGGGAGACGCGAGCGTGCTGGCGCTGGTGGCCGCACCCCTGGCCTCGGGCCCGCGGGCGCCGCGAGTCGAGGCCGCCTTCCACGGCCGCCTGCGCCGGGACGCATCGGTGGAGCGGCGCGCACTGCACGAACTTGGCGGGTACTACTTG CCCGACGCCCAGGGCGCCTTCCGCCGCGGCCCCGGCCTGAACCTGACCAGCGGCCAGTACACAGCGCCCGTTGCCGGCTTCTACGCGCTCGCAGCCACTCTGCACGCTG CGATCCCGGAGCAGCCCAGGCGGGGGCCGCCACGCCCCCGGGACCGCCTGCGCCTCCTCATCTGCATCCAGTCCCGGTGCCAACACAACGC CTCCCTGGAGGCCGTCATGGGCCTGGAGAGCAGCAGTGAGCTCTTCACCATCTCAGTCAATGGTGTTCTGTACCTGCAG